A genomic window from Nicotiana sylvestris chromosome 11, ASM39365v2, whole genome shotgun sequence includes:
- the LOC138881260 gene encoding uncharacterized protein gives MAEYEAYILGLNMAVHMNIQELLVISDSDLLVHQVQGEWATKNSKILPYLHHVQALKRRFMKIEFRLLPRIHNEFANALTTLSPMIQHPDMNYIDLIRVRIHNQPAYYAHVEEEVDGKP, from the coding sequence atggctgaatatgaagcctacatactagggctcaacatggcagtccacatgaacattcaggagttattGGTGATCagcgattcagatttgcttgtgcaccaagtgcaaggagaatgggctaccaagaattccaagatattgccatatttgcaCCATGTGCAGGCATTGAAAAGGAGGTTCATGAAGATAGAATTTCGACTTTTGCCCAGAATTCATAACGAGTTTGCCAACGCATTAACCACTTTGTCACcaatgatacagcatccagatatGAACTATATTGATCTCATTcgggtgaggatccataatcagccggcatattatgctcatgtcgaggaagaagttGATGGAAAGCCTTga